One segment of Bradyrhizobium sp. CB2312 DNA contains the following:
- a CDS encoding acetyl-CoA C-acetyltransferase, producing the protein MAEAYIVAAARTAGGRKGGRLAGWHPADLAAKVLDELVDRTKVDPALVEDVIMGCVMQVGEQSNNVARNAIMASKLPESVPGTSIDRQCGSSQQALHFAAQAVMSGTMDVVIAAGVESMTRVPMGLSSQLAAKNGFGHYKSPGIEARYPNIVFSQFTGAEMMAEKYGLSKDDLDEYSFQSHQRAIAATQAGHFKKEIVPLEITRADGSKDTHHIDEGIRFDATLDSIKGVKLIAENGKLTAASASQICDGASGVMVVNERGLKQLGVKPLARIHHMTMTGGDPVIMLDAPLHATKKALEKAGMKVDDIDLFEVNEAFASVPTGWLKTTGADPSRLNVNGGAIALGHPLGGSGTKLMTTLVHALHQRGKRYGLQTMCEGGGMANVTIVERL; encoded by the coding sequence TGGACGAGCTGGTCGACCGCACCAAGGTCGATCCCGCGCTGGTCGAGGACGTGATCATGGGCTGCGTGATGCAGGTCGGCGAGCAGTCCAACAACGTCGCGCGCAACGCGATCATGGCCTCGAAACTGCCGGAGAGCGTGCCGGGCACTTCGATCGACCGCCAGTGCGGCTCCTCGCAGCAGGCGCTGCATTTTGCGGCCCAGGCCGTGATGTCCGGCACGATGGACGTGGTGATCGCGGCTGGCGTGGAATCGATGACGCGCGTGCCGATGGGCCTGTCCTCGCAGCTCGCCGCCAAGAACGGCTTTGGCCACTACAAGAGCCCGGGCATCGAGGCGAGATATCCGAACATCGTGTTCAGCCAGTTCACCGGCGCCGAGATGATGGCCGAGAAGTACGGGCTGTCGAAGGATGATCTCGACGAATATTCCTTCCAGAGCCACCAGCGCGCGATCGCGGCCACGCAAGCCGGCCATTTCAAGAAGGAGATCGTGCCGCTCGAGATCACCCGCGCCGACGGCTCCAAGGACACCCATCACATCGACGAGGGCATCCGCTTCGATGCCACGCTCGACAGCATCAAGGGCGTCAAGCTGATCGCCGAGAACGGCAAGCTCACCGCGGCCAGCGCCAGCCAGATCTGCGACGGCGCCTCCGGCGTCATGGTGGTCAACGAGCGCGGCCTCAAGCAGCTCGGCGTCAAGCCGCTCGCGCGCATCCATCACATGACCATGACCGGCGGCGATCCCGTCATCATGCTCGACGCTCCCCTGCACGCCACCAAGAAGGCGCTGGAGAAGGCCGGCATGAAGGTCGACGACATCGACCTGTTCGAGGTCAACGAAGCCTTCGCCTCGGTACCGACCGGCTGGCTCAAGACCACTGGCGCCGATCCTAGCAGGCTCAACGTCAACGGCGGCGCCATCGCGCTCGGCCACCCGCTCGGCGGCTCCGGCACCAAGCTGATGACGACGCTGGTCCACGCCCTGCATCAGCGCGGCAAGCGCTATGGCCTCCAGACCATGTGCGAAGGCGGCGGCATGGCCAACGTGACGATCGTGGAACGGCTGTAA